A single window of Rhinatrema bivittatum unplaced genomic scaffold, aRhiBiv1.1, whole genome shotgun sequence DNA harbors:
- the LOC115082249 gene encoding phospholipid phosphatase 3-like has product MQKWDPELLTGGPELRQDGSSCHRAVKVVAGTHQGTAGDFPATAPRLRKTLVFVDLLCLTVASIPFFVCEFGSVSPVRRGFYCNDNSIEYPLKSEETVSDTVLICVGILVTAFSIALGESYRIRVLGHPSRSFVTNPYVSTLYKEIGAFLFGCTVSQSLTDIAKLAVGRLRPNFLAVCRPNFSELNCSAGYVEDYACTTENPSAVREARKSFYSGHASFSMYAMLYLVFYLQARFTWKGARLLRPLLQFVLLLLALYTGLTRISDYRHHPSDVAVGFLQGTLVAYWVAFHISSCSAEESARAPSAPSLPRQPGSELPLQMLASPVPRAQKVSRDPTYRGVQRPRTGIP; this is encoded by the exons ATGCAGAAGTGGGACCCCGAGCTCCTGACGGGGGGCCCAGAGCTGCGGCAGGATGGGAGCAGCTGCCACAGGGCTGTGAAGGTGGTCGCAGGGACTCATCAGGGCACCGCTGGCGACTTCCCGGCCACAGCTCCCCGCCTGAGAAAAACTCTGGTGTTTGTGGACCTTCTGTGCCTGACAGTAG cCTCAATCCCCTTCTTCGTGTGCGAGTTCGGCAGCGTCAGCCCTGTCCGGCGTGGGTTCTACTGCAACGACAACAGCATCGAGTACCCCCTGAAGAGCGAGGAGACAGTGAGCGACACCGTCCTGATCTGCGTGGGGATCCTGGTCACCGCTTTCTCA ATCGCCCTAGGAGAAAGCTACCGCATTCGTGTACTGGGCCACCCGTCCCGGTCCTTCGTGACCAACCCCTACGTTTCCACCCTCTACAAGGAAATCGGGGCCTTCCTCTTCGGCTGCACCGTCAGCCAGTCCCTCACCGACATTGCCAAGCTCGCCGTCGGGCGGCTGAGGCCCAACTTCCTGGCCGTCTGCCGTCCCAACTTCTCCGAGCTCAACTGTTCTGCTGGTTACGTGGAAGACTACGCTTGCACAACGGAGAACCCCTCTGCTGTCCGGGAAGCCAG gaagtcTTTCTACTCTGGCCATGCCTCCTTCTCCATGTACGCCATGCTGTACCTAGTG ttTTACCTGCAAGCTCGCTTCACCTGGAAGGGGGCCCGGCTGCTCCGGCCACTCCTGCAGTTCGTCCTGCTCCTGCTGGCCCTGTACACAGGCCTGACGCGCATCTCGGACTACAGGCACCATCCCTCTGACGTGGCGGTGGGATTTCTCCAGGGGACCCTTGTGGCTTACTGGGTG gctTTCCATATCTCCAGCTGTTCAGCAGAAGAAAGTGCAAGGGCACCGAGCGCCCCGTCCTTGCCCCGACAGCCCGGATCTGAACTGCCACTCCAAATGTTAGCGAGCCCAGTGCCGCGGGCCCAGAAAGTGAGTCGGGACCCTACGTACCGAGGAGTGCAGAGGCCAAGAACGGGGATCCCGTGA